A stretch of Faecalibacterium duncaniae DNA encodes these proteins:
- a CDS encoding ZIP family metal transporter — MEQIFLTAAVLLLPMLCTTAGAAGVFLLRRTGEPATRRMLCGMAAGIMLAASVWSLLLPAIERAEQGPLPAWVPPAVGLLLGAVGLLRLETLAGRLLNAGPGRCGRMVLAVTLHNLPEGMVVGLAAALALRGEPDAISGALALALGIGLQNIPEGAAVSLPLAQEGRSKRRAFAAGAASGLVEPLGGLLALALAGWVSAALPWLMSLAAGCMVCVTAQEMIPEAVEADEPAGVISVVAGFALMMALDVAL; from the coding sequence TTGGAACAGATTTTCCTGACGGCGGCCGTGCTGCTGCTGCCGATGCTCTGCACCACGGCCGGTGCGGCTGGTGTGTTCCTGCTGCGGAGGACCGGGGAGCCTGCCACCCGGCGGATGCTCTGCGGCATGGCGGCGGGCATCATGCTGGCGGCCAGCGTATGGAGCCTGCTTTTGCCGGCCATTGAGCGGGCAGAGCAGGGGCCGCTGCCTGCATGGGTCCCGCCTGCCGTGGGCCTGCTGCTGGGTGCAGTAGGGCTTTTGCGGCTGGAAACGCTGGCGGGCCGCCTGCTGAATGCCGGGCCGGGCCGCTGTGGGCGGATGGTGCTGGCAGTCACCCTGCACAACCTGCCCGAGGGGATGGTGGTGGGCCTTGCTGCTGCGCTGGCCCTGCGGGGAGAACCGGATGCCATCAGCGGGGCGCTGGCCCTTGCGCTGGGCATCGGGCTGCAGAACATTCCAGAGGGAGCTGCGGTCAGCCTTCCGCTGGCGCAGGAGGGCAGGTCTAAGCGCCGTGCCTTTGCGGCGGGGGCTGCCTCCGGGCTTGTGGAGCCGTTGGGGGGCCTGCTGGCCCTTGCACTGGCCGGGTGGGTCAGTGCAGCCCTGCCCTGGCTGATGAGCCTTGCCGCCGGGTGCATGGTCTGTGTGACGGCACAGGAGATGATCCCGGAAGCCGTGGAGGCAGACGAACCGGCGGGGGTCATCAGCGTGGTGGCAGGGTTTGCCCTGATGATGGCGCTGGATGTTGCCCTATAA
- a CDS encoding copper homeostasis protein CutC, protein MTYTLEVCVDSVASALAAKRGGADRLELCADLIIGGTTPSLALVRQVKAETGLPVRALLRPRFGDFCYDRYELAQMAETAAALVQAGVDGIVTGVLTPEGELDVDALRPIYAAARAAAKAAGRPVVCTLHRAFDVCKDPFAALEAAKALNLGTILTSGQAASAPAGAPLLRRLVEAAGPDLEILVGAGVTPANLPALAAETGAHAFHMSGKQVLDSRMTFRREGVPMGLPGFSEFEVWQTNEETIRAARRVLNEL, encoded by the coding sequence ATGACTTACACATTGGAAGTTTGTGTAGACAGTGTCGCAAGCGCCCTTGCGGCAAAGCGGGGCGGGGCCGACCGGCTGGAGCTGTGCGCCGACCTGATCATCGGCGGCACCACACCCAGCCTTGCGCTGGTGCGGCAGGTCAAGGCCGAGACCGGCCTGCCGGTGCGTGCCCTGCTGCGGCCCCGATTCGGTGATTTCTGCTACGACCGCTATGAGCTTGCCCAGATGGCCGAGACCGCCGCCGCGCTGGTGCAGGCGGGTGTGGACGGCATTGTGACCGGTGTGCTGACCCCGGAGGGGGAGCTGGACGTGGACGCACTGCGCCCCATCTACGCGGCCGCCCGGGCCGCTGCAAAGGCCGCTGGCCGTCCGGTCGTCTGCACCCTGCACCGCGCCTTTGATGTCTGCAAAGACCCCTTTGCGGCGCTGGAAGCGGCCAAAGCGCTGAACCTTGGCACCATCCTGACCAGCGGGCAGGCTGCCAGCGCCCCGGCGGGCGCTCCCCTGCTCCGTCGGCTGGTGGAGGCCGCCGGGCCTGATCTTGAGATCCTGGTGGGCGCGGGCGTGACCCCGGCCAATCTTCCGGCTCTGGCAGCTGAGACAGGCGCGCACGCCTTCCACATGTCCGGCAAGCAGGTGCTGGACAGCCGGATGACCTTCCGGCGGGAAGGTGTTCCCATGGGCCTGCCCGGCTTCTCCGAGTTTGAGGTCTGGCAGACCAACGAGGAGACCATCCGTGCCGCGCGGCGGGTCCTGAACGAATTATAA
- a CDS encoding toprim domain-containing protein yields the protein MSERELLHTDRVLVVEGKYDAARLSHLTDAMILLTDGFGIYKDKKRQLLLKALAKKNGLILFTDSDAAGFRIRTYITGLVGAENVVQAYVPAIHGKEKRKPQPGKEGLLGVEGVDDAIVLQCLRDALGAEAGAAPARPEGRQITYTDLYNWGLSGTPGSAERKYQLLNALGLPPRLSKKELVEALNRLYSFEQLDTLQAEILEAH from the coding sequence ATGAGTGAACGGGAACTGCTGCACACCGACCGGGTGCTGGTGGTGGAGGGCAAATACGATGCCGCCCGCCTTTCCCACCTGACCGATGCCATGATCCTGCTGACAGACGGCTTTGGCATCTACAAGGACAAAAAACGCCAGCTGCTGCTGAAAGCCCTGGCGAAGAAAAACGGTCTGATTCTCTTCACCGATTCCGATGCTGCCGGGTTCCGCATCCGCACCTACATCACCGGTCTGGTGGGGGCAGAAAACGTGGTGCAGGCCTATGTGCCCGCCATCCATGGCAAGGAAAAGCGGAAGCCACAGCCTGGCAAGGAAGGCCTGCTGGGCGTGGAAGGCGTGGACGATGCCATCGTCCTGCAATGCCTGCGGGATGCACTGGGCGCAGAAGCCGGGGCCGCGCCTGCCCGCCCGGAGGGTCGGCAGATCACCTACACCGACCTGTACAACTGGGGGCTTTCCGGCACCCCGGGCAGTGCCGAGCGGAAATACCAGCTGCTCAACGCGCTGGGCCTGCCGCCCCGGCTCTCCAAAAAGGAGCTGGTGGAGGCACTGAACCGGCTGTACAGCTTTGAGCAGCTGGATACCCTGCAGGCCGAAATACTAGAAGCACACTGA
- the galT gene encoding UDP-glucose--hexose-1-phosphate uridylyltransferase translates to MISTAIQQLVNYGLDTGLILPDDEIYIRNQLLMTMQLDSFTEPEGDVCYTDLESILKTLVDDAVARGVCEDNSTARDLFDTKLMGVLTPRPSIVRANFEERYESEGPQAATDWFYEFSQDTDYIRRYRIKRDVKWVTKTPYGDLDITINLSKPEKDPKAIAAAKLAPQSAYPKCQLCVENEGYAGRMNHPARENHRIIPLTINGSAWNLQYSPYVYYNEHCIVFNSQHTPMKIERATFRKLLDFVGLFPHYFVGSNADLPIVGGSILSHDHFQGGHYEFAMAKAPIEKSWVFPGFEDVEAGIVHWPMSCIRLTCADDERLVELADKILTAWRSYTDEASFIFAETDGEPHNTITPIARMRDGRYQLDLVLRNNITTPEHPLGVYHPHAKLHHIKKENIGLIEVMGLAVLPSRLKQELFDLADMLVARVPAEQYPEALQKHAAWAQEILARHPELNSDSVHLILQDEVGQVFAQVLADAGVYKLDEAGRAGFVRFLESVK, encoded by the coding sequence GTGATCTCTACTGCCATTCAACAGCTCGTCAACTATGGGCTGGACACCGGGCTCATCCTGCCCGATGACGAGATCTACATCCGCAATCAGCTGCTGATGACCATGCAGCTGGACAGCTTTACCGAGCCCGAGGGAGATGTCTGCTACACCGACCTCGAGAGCATCCTGAAAACGCTGGTGGACGATGCCGTGGCCCGGGGCGTGTGTGAGGACAATTCCACTGCCCGCGACCTGTTTGACACCAAGCTGATGGGCGTGCTGACCCCGCGCCCCTCCATTGTCCGCGCCAACTTTGAGGAGCGGTACGAAAGCGAGGGCCCCCAGGCCGCCACCGACTGGTTCTATGAATTCAGCCAGGATACCGATTACATCCGCCGCTACCGCATCAAGCGGGACGTGAAGTGGGTCACCAAGACCCCCTACGGCGATCTGGATATCACCATCAACCTCTCGAAGCCCGAAAAGGACCCCAAGGCCATTGCCGCCGCCAAGCTGGCCCCCCAGAGCGCCTACCCCAAGTGCCAGCTCTGCGTGGAGAACGAGGGCTATGCAGGCCGGATGAACCATCCCGCCCGCGAAAACCACCGCATCATCCCGCTGACCATCAACGGCAGCGCATGGAATCTGCAGTACAGCCCCTATGTCTACTACAACGAGCACTGCATCGTGTTCAACAGCCAGCACACCCCCATGAAGATCGAGCGGGCCACCTTCCGCAAGCTGCTAGATTTCGTGGGCCTGTTCCCCCACTATTTCGTGGGCAGCAATGCAGACCTGCCCATTGTGGGCGGCAGCATCCTGAGCCACGACCACTTCCAGGGCGGCCACTACGAGTTCGCCATGGCCAAGGCCCCCATCGAGAAGAGCTGGGTGTTCCCCGGCTTTGAGGATGTGGAAGCCGGCATCGTCCACTGGCCCATGAGCTGCATCCGCCTGACCTGTGCGGATGACGAGCGTCTGGTGGAGCTGGCAGACAAGATCCTGACCGCATGGCGCAGCTATACCGACGAGGCAAGCTTCATCTTTGCAGAGACGGACGGCGAACCCCACAACACCATCACCCCCATTGCCCGGATGCGGGATGGCAGATATCAACTGGATCTGGTCCTGCGCAACAACATCACCACCCCGGAGCACCCGCTGGGGGTCTACCATCCCCACGCAAAGCTCCACCACATCAAGAAGGAGAACATCGGCCTGATCGAGGTCATGGGTCTGGCAGTCCTTCCCAGCCGCCTGAAGCAGGAGCTGTTCGATCTGGCAGATATGCTGGTGGCCCGGGTGCCTGCCGAGCAGTACCCCGAAGCCCTGCAGAAGCACGCCGCATGGGCACAGGAGATCCTGGCCCGCCATCCTGAGCTGAACAGCGACAGCGTCCACCTGATCCTGCAGGATGAGGTAGGCCAGGTGTTCGCGCAGGTGCTGGCAGATGCCGGTGTCTACAAGCTGGATGAAGCCGGCCGCGCCGGTTTCGTGCGGTTCCTCGAAAGTGTAAAGTAA
- the thiD gene encoding bifunctional hydroxymethylpyrimidine kinase/phosphomethylpyrimidine kinase — protein MKTALTIAGSDSSGGAGIQADIKTMTANGVFALSAITALTAQNTTGVTGIFETTPEFLAQQLDAVFTDIYPDAIKIGMVSSSALIETIAKKLRQYDAKHIVVDPVMVATSGSKLLQDSAIQILTGQLLPMAEVVTPNIPEAEILSGMTITDAVGMEAAAKCISEKYGCAVLCKGGHKVNDADDLLWCNGSGKWFHGERIANPNTHGTGCTLSSAIASNLAKGYPLDAAVERAKAYISGCLSAMLDLGKGSGPMDHMFALRGEFVEH, from the coding sequence ATGAAGACAGCATTGACCATTGCCGGAAGCGACTCCAGCGGCGGCGCAGGCATTCAGGCCGACATCAAGACCATGACCGCCAACGGCGTGTTTGCCCTGAGCGCCATCACGGCTCTGACAGCCCAGAACACCACCGGCGTGACCGGAATCTTTGAGACCACACCCGAATTTCTGGCCCAGCAGCTGGATGCGGTGTTCACCGATATCTACCCGGATGCCATCAAGATCGGCATGGTATCGTCGTCTGCGCTCATTGAGACCATTGCCAAAAAGCTGCGCCAGTACGATGCCAAGCACATCGTGGTCGATCCCGTGATGGTGGCCACCTCCGGCTCCAAGCTGCTGCAGGACAGCGCCATCCAGATCCTGACCGGGCAGCTTCTGCCCATGGCCGAGGTGGTCACGCCCAACATTCCGGAGGCCGAGATCCTGTCCGGCATGACCATCACCGATGCCGTCGGGATGGAGGCCGCCGCAAAGTGCATCAGCGAAAAATACGGCTGTGCCGTGCTCTGCAAGGGCGGCCACAAGGTGAATGATGCCGACGATCTGCTCTGGTGCAACGGCAGCGGCAAGTGGTTCCACGGCGAACGCATCGCCAACCCCAACACCCACGGCACCGGCTGCACCCTGTCCAGCGCCATTGCCTCCAATCTGGCAAAGGGCTATCCCCTGGATGCCGCCGTAGAGCGGGCCAAGGCATATATTTCAGGCTGCCTGTCCGCCATGCTCGATCTGGGCAAAGGCTCCGGCCCCATGGACCACATGTTCGCCCTGCGCGGCGAATTCGTGGAGCACTGA
- a CDS encoding TIGR00730 family Rossman fold protein encodes MNITVYLGANEGNDPALKQAVQELGRWIGESGNALVYGGSRCGLMGEIAESTLNAGGEVTGVEPEFFVQGELQHEGLTELIVTKDMTERKTKMIALGDAFIAFPGGTGTLEEIAEVMSKVSLRHLDAPCILYNLNGYYDGLKALLGRMIEKGLSSPERQQGIYFVEDLEQIKEILQKSF; translated from the coding sequence ATGAACATCACGGTATATCTGGGCGCAAACGAGGGCAATGATCCGGCCCTGAAGCAGGCGGTGCAGGAGCTGGGAAGGTGGATCGGGGAGAGCGGGAACGCGCTGGTGTACGGCGGCTCCCGCTGCGGCCTGATGGGAGAGATCGCCGAAAGCACCCTGAACGCCGGGGGCGAAGTGACCGGCGTGGAACCGGAGTTTTTTGTGCAGGGAGAGCTGCAGCACGAGGGGCTGACGGAGCTGATCGTGACAAAGGATATGACGGAGCGCAAAACAAAGATGATCGCGCTGGGGGATGCGTTTATTGCATTTCCCGGCGGCACCGGCACACTGGAGGAGATCGCTGAGGTGATGTCTAAGGTGTCGCTCAGGCATCTGGATGCGCCCTGCATCCTCTATAACCTGAATGGTTACTACGATGGCCTGAAAGCCCTGCTTGGCCGGATGATCGAAAAGGGGCTCTCCTCCCCGGAACGCCAGCAGGGGATCTATTTTGTAGAGGATCTGGAGCAGATCAAGGAAATTTTGCAGAAATCGTTTTGA
- the holA gene encoding DNA polymerase III subunit delta, with translation MATEAKLRQLADRGCPVYYFYSSERYLVRQAVSAAVRILSADTDEETTVLDGAAPEIEQLIMAAGTISFFGTRRVVVLPELDPAAYGDKDLEELCSTLSSLENAVVVLGSVFELERSKLKTGKRAQKLIAECKKLGFVEELSKPKPYELKMMLIERAKAQDTTLPEGAAAALLERCGEDPFLLENEVDKLCALSGYQTVTAAMVAEMGTVSLEADVFEMIRMITAKNATGACKKLQTLLRLQQEPIAITGAMIGSYVDLYRVKLGASKRKSYAAVFKDFGYKGSDYRLKRSAETASHYTLGQLETCLQVLLDLDKSLKSQPVDVQTLLEAALCRLALAGSGR, from the coding sequence ATGGCAACGGAAGCCAAACTGCGCCAGCTGGCAGACCGCGGCTGTCCGGTCTACTATTTCTATTCCAGCGAACGGTATCTTGTCCGGCAGGCGGTGTCTGCCGCCGTCCGGATACTGAGCGCTGACACAGATGAGGAGACCACCGTGCTGGACGGTGCCGCGCCCGAGATCGAGCAGCTCATCATGGCGGCGGGCACCATCTCCTTCTTTGGCACCCGCCGCGTGGTGGTGCTGCCCGAGCTTGACCCCGCCGCCTACGGCGACAAGGATCTGGAGGAACTGTGCAGCACCCTTTCCAGCCTGGAAAATGCCGTGGTGGTGCTGGGCAGTGTGTTCGAGCTGGAGCGCAGCAAGCTCAAGACCGGCAAGCGGGCACAGAAGCTGATTGCTGAATGCAAAAAGCTGGGCTTTGTCGAGGAGCTCTCCAAACCCAAGCCCTACGAGCTGAAGATGATGCTCATTGAGCGGGCCAAGGCGCAGGATACCACCCTGCCCGAGGGCGCTGCCGCAGCCCTGCTGGAGCGCTGCGGCGAGGATCCCTTCCTGCTGGAAAACGAGGTAGACAAGCTCTGTGCCCTTTCCGGCTACCAGACCGTTACCGCCGCCATGGTGGCCGAGATGGGCACCGTGAGCCTGGAAGCGGATGTGTTTGAGATGATCCGGATGATCACTGCCAAGAACGCCACCGGTGCCTGCAAAAAGCTGCAGACCCTGCTGCGCTTACAGCAGGAGCCCATTGCCATCACCGGCGCAATGATTGGCAGTTATGTAGACCTGTACCGGGTCAAGCTGGGGGCTTCCAAACGGAAGAGCTACGCCGCCGTGTTCAAGGATTTTGGCTACAAGGGCAGCGACTACCGGCTCAAGCGCTCAGCCGAAACGGCATCACATTACACGCTGGGCCAGCTGGAGACCTGCCTGCAGGTGCTGCTGGACCTCGATAAAAGTTTGAAGAGCCAGCCCGTGGATGTGCAGACCCTGCTGGAAGCAGCACTCTGCCGTCTGGCGCTGGCGGGGAGCGGACGATGA
- a CDS encoding galactokinase: MMKPISVWKQELAGGTHTARLASLYCCSPEQTAAHAARYAAVLDGLEATFGAHTEAGLYSAPGRTEIGGNHTDHQHGRVLAGSVNIDMIAAAAPNSLNQLRVQSEGYDLCVIDLGDLAARKEEENTTMALLRGECEAFKERGAALSGLDVYISSNVPKGSGVSSSAAFEVLIGVILNDRFMAEKVSPIAIAQIGQWAENVYFGKPCGLMDQMASSVGNIITIDFADPAHPDVEPVQVDFSQAGLALCILDSGADHADLTDEYAAIPNECRAVAAVCGGEVLRDVPFETFIANLPACRKQCGDRAVLRAFHIYADNQRVARQVNALRAGDFETFLQLVNESGTSSWEYLQNVIPAGYKEHQEVAVTIAAAKHFLNGAGAVRVHGGGFAGTVQAFVPLEKLDAFKAEMEAILGAGKCHILSIRPEGGAVL; encoded by the coding sequence ATGATGAAGCCTATTTCTGTCTGGAAGCAGGAGCTGGCGGGCGGCACCCATACCGCCCGGCTGGCCTCCCTCTACTGCTGTTCGCCGGAGCAGACCGCTGCCCACGCCGCACGCTATGCGGCAGTGCTGGACGGGCTGGAAGCCACCTTTGGTGCCCACACCGAGGCCGGACTGTACAGCGCCCCGGGCCGCACCGAGATCGGCGGCAACCACACCGACCACCAGCATGGCCGGGTGCTGGCCGGCAGCGTGAACATTGACATGATCGCTGCCGCTGCCCCCAACAGCCTGAACCAGCTGCGTGTGCAGAGCGAGGGCTATGACCTCTGTGTCATCGACCTTGGCGACCTTGCTGCCCGCAAGGAGGAAGAGAACACCACCATGGCCCTGCTGCGGGGCGAGTGTGAGGCTTTCAAGGAGCGTGGCGCTGCCCTCTCCGGCCTGGACGTGTACATCTCCTCCAATGTGCCCAAGGGCAGCGGCGTTTCGTCCTCTGCCGCCTTTGAGGTGCTGATCGGTGTCATCCTGAACGACCGCTTCATGGCCGAAAAGGTCTCCCCCATCGCCATTGCGCAGATCGGCCAGTGGGCAGAGAACGTCTACTTTGGCAAGCCCTGCGGCCTGATGGATCAGATGGCCTCCAGCGTGGGCAACATTATCACCATCGACTTTGCCGACCCTGCCCACCCCGATGTGGAGCCGGTGCAGGTGGATTTCTCTCAGGCAGGCCTTGCCCTCTGCATCCTGGATTCCGGTGCAGACCACGCCGACCTGACCGATGAGTACGCCGCCATCCCCAACGAGTGCCGCGCCGTGGCCGCTGTCTGCGGCGGCGAAGTCCTGCGGGATGTGCCCTTTGAGACCTTTATTGCAAATCTGCCCGCATGCCGCAAACAGTGCGGTGACCGGGCTGTGCTCCGGGCTTTCCACATCTACGCCGACAACCAGCGCGTTGCCCGGCAGGTAAATGCCTTGCGCGCCGGTGATTTTGAGACCTTCCTGCAGCTGGTCAACGAATCCGGCACCAGCAGCTGGGAATACCTGCAGAACGTCATCCCCGCCGGGTACAAAGAGCATCAGGAAGTGGCTGTGACCATTGCCGCCGCAAAGCATTTCCTGAACGGCGCGGGCGCTGTCCGCGTTCACGGCGGCGGCTTTGCCGGCACCGTGCAGGCCTTTGTGCCGCTGGAGAAGCTGGATGCCTTCAAGGCTGAGATGGAGGCCATTCTGGGCGCAGGCAAGTGCCACATCCTCTCCATCCGTCCGGAAGGAGGTGCCGTGCTGTGA
- a CDS encoding 5-bromo-4-chloroindolyl phosphate hydrolysis family protein, protein MEPRRSKHFLAHIPTIALLVVFAMSPWLGILFFILRAIDRDAEKKEQENAEYSSDFRPQDTGAGQPARDTEPVYGHDVPTAEQQNAKKWHKTLTSLCTVFGGIFLVVGLAGLADIIDLWGYWFDWGEFLTALAQTIGGGAALAMGLRMKQARKLERQLDKIVGTRDNIPLDELFAAAGIDADRGRAAVERAIDHGYFGADAYIDNRTGTLVVRGAAPQPPRPAEPAPAPAPEDQYAALQRQLRQANDAIPDPVMTAKISRLEDVSARIFALAKKDPDKKAQLQKFMDYYLPTALKLLNTYAQLSAQDVQGTNITEAKQSIERSMDLLITAFENQLDKLFASDALDVSTDIAALEGMLNLDGLTGGDFAPRS, encoded by the coding sequence ATGGAGCCCAGACGCAGCAAACATTTTCTTGCCCACATTCCCACCATTGCCCTGCTGGTAGTATTCGCCATGTCGCCCTGGCTGGGCATCCTGTTCTTCATCCTGCGTGCCATTGACCGGGATGCCGAGAAAAAGGAGCAGGAGAACGCGGAATATTCCAGCGATTTCCGTCCCCAGGACACCGGTGCCGGTCAGCCGGCCCGGGACACTGAGCCGGTCTATGGCCACGATGTGCCCACTGCCGAGCAGCAGAACGCCAAAAAGTGGCACAAGACCCTGACCAGCCTCTGCACGGTGTTCGGCGGCATCTTTCTGGTGGTAGGCCTTGCAGGCCTTGCCGATATCATCGACCTGTGGGGCTACTGGTTCGACTGGGGCGAGTTTCTGACCGCGCTGGCCCAGACCATTGGCGGCGGCGCTGCGCTGGCCATGGGCCTGCGGATGAAGCAGGCCCGCAAGCTGGAGCGCCAGCTGGACAAGATCGTTGGGACCCGGGATAATATCCCGCTGGACGAGCTCTTTGCAGCCGCGGGCATTGATGCCGACAGGGGCCGCGCCGCCGTGGAGCGCGCCATCGACCACGGCTATTTCGGGGCCGATGCCTATATCGACAACCGCACCGGCACGCTGGTGGTGCGGGGCGCTGCGCCCCAGCCGCCCAGGCCCGCCGAGCCCGCACCCGCACCGGCTCCCGAGGATCAGTATGCCGCCCTGCAGCGCCAGCTCCGGCAGGCCAACGATGCCATCCCCGACCCGGTGATGACGGCCAAGATCTCCCGGCTGGAGGATGTCAGCGCCCGCATCTTCGCACTGGCAAAAAAGGACCCGGACAAAAAAGCCCAGCTGCAGAAATTTATGGATTACTACCTGCCCACCGCGCTGAAGCTGCTGAATACCTACGCCCAGCTCTCGGCACAGGATGTGCAGGGCACCAACATCACTGAGGCAAAGCAGAGCATTGAGCGGAGCATGGATCTGCTCATCACCGCCTTTGAAAACCAGCTGGACAAGCTGTTTGCCTCCGATGCGCTGGATGTTTCCACCGACATTGCCGCGCTGGAAGGGATGCTGAACCTCGACGGGCTCACCGGCGGCGATTTCGCGCCCCGGAGCTGA
- a CDS encoding amidohydrolase family protein: protein MKRAYFNCILLDGTEQMEPVAHKMVLVDGEKITAIVEDTAPCEGYEKVDLKSGYLMPGLINLHVHLAGNGKPSAKPRDNAALVRRILSNGLTRAVAYRLVCSYAKLELLGGVTTIRTVGGLADFDTRCRDDAAKGKILAPRILAANEGISVPGGHMAGSVAVAAHNNAEALAQLRRAGEQGVDLVKLMITGGVLDATQKGTPGELKMKPETVRAVCDEAHRLGYPVAAHTESPEGVKVALENGVDSIEHGAKMDEETIRLYKERGAFVCTTISPALPYALFDPAISGASEKDQYNGRIVFDGVVESARTALANGIPVGLGNDVGCPYVTQYDFWRELCYFHKYCGVSNQFALYTATLRNARLAGVGDVTGSIEAGKSADFIVTRKNPLDDLTALRQLELVVCRGRAVHKPAPKRNKTVDAQLDPYLA from the coding sequence ATGAAACGAGCCTATTTCAACTGCATCCTGCTGGACGGCACCGAACAGATGGAGCCGGTGGCGCACAAGATGGTGCTGGTGGACGGGGAGAAGATCACCGCCATCGTGGAGGATACCGCCCCCTGTGAGGGGTATGAGAAGGTAGACCTTAAGAGCGGCTACCTGATGCCGGGCCTCATCAACCTGCATGTCCATCTGGCGGGCAACGGCAAGCCCAGCGCAAAGCCCCGGGATAACGCCGCACTGGTGCGCAGGATCCTGAGCAATGGCCTGACCCGGGCGGTGGCCTACCGGCTGGTGTGCAGTTACGCCAAGCTGGAACTGCTGGGCGGCGTGACCACCATCCGCACCGTGGGCGGTCTGGCAGATTTCGATACCCGCTGCCGGGACGACGCGGCAAAGGGGAAGATCCTGGCTCCCCGCATCCTTGCCGCCAACGAGGGCATCTCGGTGCCCGGCGGGCACATGGCAGGCTCGGTGGCGGTGGCGGCCCACAACAATGCCGAAGCGCTGGCCCAGCTCCGCAGGGCCGGTGAACAGGGGGTGGACCTGGTCAAGCTGATGATCACGGGCGGCGTGCTGGATGCCACCCAAAAGGGCACCCCCGGCGAGCTGAAGATGAAGCCTGAGACGGTCCGGGCCGTCTGCGATGAAGCCCACAGGCTGGGTTATCCCGTGGCTGCCCACACCGAATCGCCCGAGGGCGTGAAGGTGGCGCTGGAAAACGGCGTGGACTCCATCGAGCATGGCGCAAAGATGGATGAGGAGACCATCCGGCTCTACAAGGAGCGGGGTGCTTTCGTCTGCACCACCATTTCCCCGGCGCTGCCCTATGCACTGTTTGACCCGGCCATTTCCGGCGCTTCTGAGAAGGACCAGTACAATGGCAGGATCGTCTTTGACGGCGTGGTGGAGAGCGCCAGAACGGCCCTTGCCAACGGCATTCCGGTGGGTCTGGGCAATGATGTGGGCTGCCCCTACGTCACACAGTATGATTTCTGGCGGGAGCTGTGCTACTTCCATAAATACTGCGGCGTGAGCAACCAGTTTGCTCTCTACACGGCCACCCTGCGCAATGCCCGGCTGGCCGGTGTGGGGGATGTGACCGGCTCCATTGAAGCAGGGAAGAGCGCTGATTTCATCGTGACCCGGAAGAACCCGCTGGACGACCTGACTGCCCTGCGCCAGCTGGAGCTGGTGGTCTGCCGCGGACGTGCCGTGCACAAGCCCGCTCCCAAGCGGAACAAAACGGTGGATGCCCAGCTTGACCCGTATCTGGCATAA
- a CDS encoding rhomboid family intramembrane serine protease, translating into MQLQYNSPVILTFFLLSLGALFLGQWTGGWTTKHLFCVYRGSLKDPLFYIRLFGHVLGHASWDHFLNNMLLLLVIGPPMEEKYGSGPLLKGILLTALISGVLQCVLFPHTALLGASGIVFMLIMLASLSGFSGGIPVTMLLVAALYLGQQVYDIIFAHDNVANFMHIVGGVCGTAFGYVYAMLPRKRRRPAARKKR; encoded by the coding sequence TTGCAGCTGCAATACAATTCGCCGGTGATCCTGACCTTTTTTCTGCTCTCCCTGGGGGCTTTGTTCCTGGGGCAGTGGACAGGCGGCTGGACCACAAAGCACCTGTTCTGCGTCTATCGCGGTTCTCTGAAAGACCCACTGTTTTACATCCGGCTCTTCGGCCATGTGCTGGGCCATGCCAGCTGGGATCATTTCCTGAACAATATGCTCCTGCTGCTGGTCATCGGCCCGCCGATGGAAGAAAAATATGGCAGCGGCCCCCTGCTCAAGGGCATCCTGCTCACGGCGCTCATCTCGGGCGTTCTGCAGTGTGTGCTCTTCCCCCATACTGCCCTGCTGGGGGCTTCGGGCATCGTGTTCATGCTCATCATGCTGGCATCGCTGTCGGGCTTCTCCGGCGGCATCCCGGTGACCATGCTGCTGGTGGCGGCACTGTATCTGGGCCAGCAGGTGTATGATATCATCTTTGCGCACGATAATGTGGCGAACTTCATGCACATTGTGGGCGGTGTGTGCGGCACAGCCTTTGGGTATGTGTATGCCATGCTGCCCCGGAAACGCAGGAGACCGGCTGCCAGAAAAAAGCGATGA